One Brachyspira suanatina DNA segment encodes these proteins:
- the guaB gene encoding IMP dehydrogenase, with protein MPINIKEALTFDDVLLVPKESDILPKDVTLRSKLTKKVTLNTPLISSPMDTVTESKMAIAMALCGGLGVIHKNMPLEQQVKEVEIVKSFKDIENKEKATLSEDGSLIAAAAIGISDDRYERIEKLIEAKVDLIVIDTAHGHSKNVLTAIKEIKDKYTQVEVIAGNIATADGAKALIDAGVDAIKIGIGAGSICTTRIIAGVGVPQLTAIHDASEIAKKYNVGAIADGGIKYSGDIVKAFAIGADAVMAGGLFSSTYEAPGDVIIIDGKKYKPYRGMGSVGAMIHGSKDRYFQSEVVNKSKFVPEGIEGVTEYKGHVADVVYQIVGGIRAGMGYIGAKDIQMLQEKAEFIRITNQGLAESHVHDVKITSKAPNY; from the coding sequence ATGCCTATTAATATTAAAGAAGCATTAACCTTTGATGATGTATTATTAGTACCAAAAGAATCAGATATTCTTCCAAAAGATGTAACTTTAAGAAGTAAATTAACAAAAAAAGTAACATTAAACACACCATTAATAAGTTCTCCAATGGACACTGTAACAGAATCTAAAATGGCAATAGCTATGGCATTATGCGGAGGATTAGGGGTTATACATAAAAACATGCCTTTAGAACAGCAGGTTAAAGAAGTAGAAATAGTAAAAAGTTTTAAGGATATAGAAAACAAAGAGAAGGCTACTTTATCAGAAGATGGTTCTTTAATAGCTGCAGCTGCTATAGGCATATCTGATGACAGATATGAGAGAATAGAAAAACTTATAGAAGCAAAAGTAGATTTAATAGTAATAGACACAGCACATGGACATTCAAAAAATGTACTTACTGCTATAAAAGAAATTAAAGATAAATATACTCAAGTTGAAGTAATAGCAGGCAACATTGCTACTGCAGACGGAGCTAAAGCTTTGATTGATGCCGGAGTAGATGCTATAAAAATAGGAATAGGTGCAGGCTCTATTTGTACAACAAGAATAATTGCCGGTGTTGGAGTTCCTCAGCTTACTGCTATACATGATGCTTCTGAAATTGCTAAAAAATATAATGTAGGAGCTATTGCTGACGGAGGTATAAAATATTCAGGAGATATAGTTAAAGCATTTGCTATAGGAGCTGATGCTGTTATGGCTGGAGGACTTTTCTCCTCTACTTATGAAGCTCCTGGAGATGTTATTATAATAGACGGTAAAAAATATAAGCCTTATAGAGGAATGGGTTCTGTTGGTGCTATGATACATGGAAGCAAAGACAGATATTTCCAAAGTGAGGTTGTTAATAAATCTAAATTTGTACCTGAAGGAATAGAGGGTGTTACTGAATATAAGGGACATGTTGCTGATGTTGTATATCAAATAGTTGGCGGTATTCGTGCTGGTATGGGATATATTGGTGCTAAAGATATACAAATGCTTCAGGAAAAAGCTGAATTTATAAGAATAACTAATCAAGGTTTAGCTGAAAGCCATGTACATGATGTAAAAATAACTTCTAAAGCACCTAACTATTAA
- a CDS encoding DMT family protein, whose protein sequence is MKAITTIVLLILSNTFMTIAWYGHLKFSEMKGFAKLSLPIIILISWGIALFEYCFQVPANRIGFQGNGGPFSLMQLKVMQEVITLTIFTIFTVVFFKTETLRINHFIGFLCLILAVFFIFKK, encoded by the coding sequence ATGAAAGCTATAACAACTATAGTATTGCTTATATTGTCAAATACATTTATGACAATAGCTTGGTATGGACATTTGAAATTCAGCGAGATGAAAGGTTTTGCTAAGTTATCACTTCCTATAATTATATTAATAAGCTGGGGAATTGCTTTATTTGAATATTGTTTTCAGGTTCCAGCAAATAGAATAGGATTCCAAGGAAATGGAGGACCTTTTTCATTAATGCAGCTTAAAGTTATGCAGGAAGTTATTACATTAACTATATTCACTATTTTTACAGTGGTATTTTTCAAAACAGAAACTTTAAGAATAAATCATTTTATAGGTTTTTTATGTTTGATATTGGCAGTATTTTTTATTTTTAAGAAATAG
- a CDS encoding methyl-accepting chemotaxis protein has product MENKKKKYILMLKFLVPFAVFIIVVVIGLMLYFIPRYKKEFLLEIESNMYKKESSISSWLSYFYSEIDVLSSYCKYETDYTQMLDSFKELKNMKDEIGNIHFSGTVGYKYGGLLIIVYGDNIEGFDQTTREWYIEAVKNPSIPYLSAPYQDAETGETVITISKAVFQNNELKGVVGLDISFAKIAKSLMADKDNKYFIALTDGRFITHTDVNLLFNQQRNIYTELNAPKLDGKDYDVNLNKKQKQWTAAYNIPNTPWVLVGNGSSLNLTKKIITLSIIMIIVAIGFLAIQFMLVLLNVNPLASTLDRAIEVIKNMTNKHFNAVFDERLLNKSDQTGVLVNSIKDMQKSLGDSIHFFQESLNFINNEIDTVSDGTANLSDRSNTQASSLEELSSLIESLSTSLDETNVHSEDARNMSAKVADATKVGVESSSEITSSMNEILESSKKISDMTKLIQSIAFQTNILALNAAVEAARAGEQGKGFAVVASEIRSLAQNVDETAKNITNTINDALDKVEIGNKAVENSSKILSEIEALAQDMLNKLTSISERAVVEADSINQINISVRQLNSITGENSMLAESNASSTKEVRKKIENMVERIGSFKF; this is encoded by the coding sequence ATGGAAAACAAAAAAAAGAAATATATTTTAATGCTTAAATTTTTAGTTCCATTTGCAGTATTTATAATAGTGGTTGTTATAGGTTTGATGTTATATTTTATTCCTAGATATAAGAAAGAATTCTTATTAGAAATAGAATCTAATATGTACAAAAAAGAATCTTCCATTTCTTCTTGGCTTAGTTATTTTTATTCAGAGATTGATGTTTTATCTTCCTATTGTAAATATGAAACAGATTATACTCAAATGCTTGATTCTTTCAAAGAATTAAAAAATATGAAAGATGAGATTGGTAATATACATTTTAGCGGCACTGTGGGATATAAATACGGCGGATTATTAATTATAGTATACGGTGATAATATAGAAGGATTTGATCAAACTACGAGAGAATGGTATATAGAAGCTGTAAAAAATCCTTCCATTCCTTATTTGAGTGCTCCATATCAAGATGCTGAAACAGGGGAAACAGTTATAACTATATCTAAAGCTGTTTTTCAAAATAATGAGCTTAAAGGGGTAGTGGGATTGGATATTTCTTTTGCTAAAATAGCTAAGTCATTAATGGCTGATAAAGATAACAAATATTTTATAGCATTAACTGACGGCAGATTTATAACTCATACAGATGTAAATTTATTATTTAATCAGCAGAGAAATATTTATACTGAATTGAATGCTCCTAAGCTTGATGGTAAAGATTATGATGTAAACCTAAATAAAAAACAAAAACAGTGGACTGCAGCTTATAATATACCAAATACTCCTTGGGTTCTTGTAGGAAATGGAAGCTCATTAAATCTAACTAAAAAAATAATTACATTATCTATTATTATGATAATAGTTGCTATTGGTTTTTTAGCGATTCAGTTTATGCTTGTTCTATTAAATGTTAATCCTTTGGCTAGCACATTAGATAGGGCTATAGAGGTGATTAAGAATATGACCAATAAACATTTTAATGCTGTTTTCGATGAGAGGTTATTAAATAAATCAGATCAAACTGGTGTTTTAGTTAATTCTATTAAGGATATGCAGAAATCTCTTGGTGATTCTATTCATTTCTTTCAGGAATCACTTAACTTTATCAATAATGAAATAGATACTGTATCAGATGGAACAGCTAATTTATCGGATAGAAGTAATACTCAGGCTAGCTCACTTGAAGAGTTATCAAGCCTTATAGAATCATTATCTACATCTCTTGATGAAACTAATGTACATTCAGAAGATGCTAGAAATATGAGTGCTAAAGTTGCAGATGCTACTAAGGTGGGGGTAGAATCTTCTTCTGAAATTACTAGTAGTATGAATGAGATACTAGAATCAAGTAAGAAAATATCAGATATGACTAAACTTATACAATCTATTGCTTTTCAGACAAATATATTAGCTTTGAATGCGGCAGTAGAGGCAGCACGTGCTGGCGAACAGGGTAAAGGTTTTGCTGTTGTAGCTAGTGAGATACGTTCTCTTGCTCAGAATGTAGATGAAACTGCTAAAAATATCACTAATACAATAAATGATGCTTTGGATAAAGTTGAGATAGGAAATAAGGCTGTAGAAAATTCTTCTAAAATACTTTCTGAGATTGAAGCTTTGGCTCAGGATATGCTTAATAAATTAACTTCCATATCAGAGCGTGCTGTAGTAGAGGCCGACAGTATTAATCAGATAAATATTTCCGTAAGGCAGCTCAATTCTATAACTGGTGAAAATAGTATGTTAGCTGAATCTAATGCAAGCTCTACAAAAGAAGTAAGAAAAAAAATAGAGAATATGGTTGAGCGTATTGGCAGTTTTAAATTTTAA
- the rbr gene encoding rubrerythrin: MKDLKGTKTEKNLNEAFAGESMARNKYTYFASVARNEGYEQIAAIFLETAENEREHAKVHFKYLNGIGDTLQNLQAAWEGENEEYENMYPRMAKEATEEGFDEIARSMKLIGDVEKEHRERYAKLREAVKSGSVFKKATKVQWKCRNCGFIVESEEAPELCPVCKHAKKFFEVRVENF; encoded by the coding sequence ATGAAGGATTTAAAAGGTACAAAAACAGAAAAAAACTTAAATGAAGCTTTTGCTGGCGAATCTATGGCTAGAAACAAATATACTTATTTTGCTAGCGTAGCAAGAAATGAAGGTTATGAGCAAATCGCTGCTATTTTCCTTGAAACAGCTGAAAATGAAAGAGAACATGCTAAAGTACATTTCAAATATCTTAACGGTATAGGTGATACTCTTCAAAACTTACAAGCTGCTTGGGAAGGTGAAAACGAAGAATATGAAAATATGTACCCAAGAATGGCTAAAGAAGCTACTGAAGAAGGTTTCGATGAAATAGCTCGTTCTATGAAATTAATCGGTGATGTTGAAAAAGAACACAGAGAAAGATATGCTAAATTAAGAGAAGCTGTAAAAAGCGGAAGCGTTTTCAAAAAAGCTACTAAAGTTCAATGGAAATGCAGAAACTGCGGTTTCATCGTTGAAAGCGAAGAAGCTCCTGAACTTTGCCCAGTTTGTAAACATGCTAAAAAATTCTTCGAAGTTAGAGTTGAAAACTTCTAA
- a CDS encoding GNAT family N-acetyltransferase, whose amino-acid sequence MKKILETERLILREFEENNENDYKGLSSILQDKETMYAYEHAFSNEEVHQWFNNQINRYKTYGFGLWACILKENNEFIGQCGLTMQKVDKKINDSYELIEIGYLFNKNYWHKGFATEAAIACKNYAFNVLNADRVYSIIRDNNIASQKVAIRNGMKIIDSTVKHYYNMDMPHYIFCIENI is encoded by the coding sequence ATGAAAAAAATACTAGAAACTGAAAGACTTATTTTAAGAGAATTTGAAGAAAATAATGAAAATGACTATAAAGGATTATCTTCTATACTTCAAGACAAAGAAACTATGTATGCTTATGAACATGCTTTTTCTAATGAGGAAGTGCATCAATGGTTCAATAATCAAATAAACAGATACAAAACTTACGGATTTGGATTATGGGCATGTATACTAAAAGAAAATAATGAGTTTATAGGACAATGTGGACTTACTATGCAAAAGGTAGATAAAAAAATAAATGATTCTTATGAACTCATAGAAATAGGATATTTATTTAATAAAAACTACTGGCATAAAGGATTTGCTACAGAAGCTGCAATAGCCTGTAAAAATTATGCTTTTAATGTTTTAAATGCTGATAGAGTATACTCAATAATAAGAGATAATAATATCGCATCTCAAAAAGTAGCTATAAGAAACGGAATGAAAATAATAGATAGTACGGTAAAACATTATTATAATATGGATATGCCTCATTATATATTCTGTATAGAAAATATATAA
- a CDS encoding peptidylprolyl isomerase, with protein MSSNKNFVPKKKSPVIKTLQWLGVSAVSILLIIYFLVVDTRGSQKTPTIGSVNGKPIYYTSTSPYGRAFRQLEGYYQQLGIQINNEMYTYIEDLAFRRAVATILLNDVARKNINVSDNFIVEAMKSQFIDTNGVYNQMAYESFIKNSSQSDKVKIQKDLEEDILAQTASAELFTSVKLNDLEMQKEYKRNLTKKDIEMVYINASEIVQSNQVADADLEKYFTDNKTNFAQADISWIITQSGGVADNLYKTLKDDITLFEKTAMEKSFDTNNYKLGYLTRMQMPNEDFANKIFANNNNTTKGSNLLQPIYANGYYYIVLVNDIRIPEKYTDVNREVIRREYLNANINTLLEAEKTKQAEILKAAVANVNNLARLNGNGLIKYYKPAQPFSYNQGRLNTAEGAIIPDSSTEAFYMHVFSMQTNQISDVIKLDNGVAVIRLVSEEKPNMATLTTLDAATKNAVKRELSMQRRNLIQIEWENQHIADARVKKHNLR; from the coding sequence ATGTCATCTAATAAAAACTTTGTACCTAAAAAGAAAAGCCCAGTAATAAAAACTTTACAATGGCTTGGAGTATCAGCAGTTTCAATACTTTTGATAATTTATTTCTTGGTAGTTGATACAAGAGGAAGCCAAAAAACTCCTACAATAGGTTCTGTTAATGGAAAACCTATATATTATACAAGCACTAGTCCTTATGGCAGAGCTTTCAGACAATTAGAAGGTTATTATCAGCAATTAGGAATACAAATAAATAATGAAATGTATACTTATATAGAGGATTTGGCATTCAGAAGAGCTGTTGCTACTATTCTTTTAAATGATGTAGCTAGAAAAAATATAAATGTAAGCGATAATTTTATAGTTGAAGCTATGAAAAGTCAGTTCATAGATACTAATGGTGTTTATAATCAAATGGCTTATGAATCATTCATAAAAAATTCTTCTCAGTCTGATAAAGTAAAAATACAAAAAGATTTAGAAGAAGATATATTAGCACAAACTGCTTCTGCTGAATTATTTACTTCTGTTAAACTAAATGATTTAGAAATGCAAAAAGAATACAAAAGAAATCTTACAAAAAAAGATATTGAAATGGTTTATATAAATGCTTCTGAAATAGTACAGTCTAATCAAGTAGCTGATGCTGATTTAGAAAAGTATTTTACAGATAATAAAACTAATTTTGCTCAGGCTGATATTTCTTGGATAATAACTCAAAGCGGAGGAGTAGCTGATAATTTATATAAAACTTTAAAAGATGATATAACTTTATTTGAAAAAACAGCTATGGAAAAAAGCTTTGATACTAATAACTATAAATTAGGATATCTTACAAGAATGCAAATGCCTAATGAAGATTTTGCTAATAAAATTTTTGCTAATAACAATAACACTACTAAGGGAAGCAATCTTTTACAGCCTATATATGCAAATGGATATTACTATATTGTATTAGTTAACGATATTAGAATACCTGAAAAATATACTGATGTTAATAGAGAGGTTATAAGAAGAGAATATTTAAATGCTAATATAAATACTCTTTTAGAAGCTGAAAAAACAAAACAGGCTGAAATATTGAAAGCTGCTGTTGCTAATGTTAATAATTTAGCAAGATTAAACGGAAACGGACTTATAAAATATTATAAACCAGCTCAGCCTTTCTCTTATAATCAAGGAAGACTAAACACTGCTGAAGGTGCTATTATACCTGATTCTTCTACTGAAGCTTTCTATATGCATGTATTCTCTATGCAGACTAATCAAATAAGCGATGTTATAAAATTGGATAATGGTGTGGCTGTTATAAGATTAGTTTCTGAAGAAAAACCAAATATGGCTACTTTAACTACTTTAGATGCTGCTACTAAAAATGCTGTGAAAAGAGAATTATCTATGCAGAGAAGGAATCTAATTCAAATAGAATGGGAAAATCAGCATATAGCAGATGCTAGAGTAAAAAAACATAATCTAAGATAA
- a CDS encoding superoxide dismutase: MFDLMKLPYGKEDLAPYMSSNTLDFHHGKHLNTYVTTLNDLVAKDSALQGKSIEELITLSHNNADKQAVFNNAGQVYNHEEFFKMLKKDVAIPAEVKSKIEADFGSFDAFKEAFTTGGKTQFGSGWVWLVVNNGKLEVRKYANAMNPIADKVHGVLTCDVWEHAYYLDYQNRRPDFLTTFVDHLVNWDYVAERIKLAK, translated from the coding sequence ATGTTTGATCTAATGAAATTACCTTATGGAAAAGAAGATTTAGCACCATATATGTCTTCTAACACATTGGATTTCCATCATGGAAAACACTTAAATACTTATGTAACTACACTTAATGATTTAGTAGCTAAAGATTCAGCTTTACAAGGAAAAAGCATTGAAGAATTAATCACTTTATCTCATAACAATGCTGATAAACAAGCTGTATTTAACAATGCTGGTCAAGTTTATAACCATGAAGAATTCTTTAAAATGCTTAAAAAAGATGTTGCTATACCTGCTGAAGTAAAATCAAAAATAGAAGCAGATTTCGGTTCTTTTGATGCTTTCAAAGAAGCTTTCACTACTGGTGGTAAAACTCAATTCGGTTCTGGATGGGTTTGGCTTGTTGTTAATAATGGTAAATTAGAAGTTAGAAAATATGCTAATGCTATGAACCCTATTGCTGACAAAGTACATGGTGTTTTAACTTGCGACGTTTGGGAACATGCTTACTATTTAGATTATCAAAACAGAAGACCTGATTTCTTAACTACTTTTGTTGATCATTTAGTAAATTGGGACTATGTTGCTGAAAGAATCAAACTTGCTAAATAA